In Taeniopygia guttata chromosome 2, bTaeGut7.mat, whole genome shotgun sequence, one genomic interval encodes:
- the CYRIB gene encoding CYFIP-related Rac1 interactor B isoform X1 produces the protein MGNLLKVLTCTDLEQGPNFFLDFENAQPTESEKEIYNQVNVVLKDAEGILEDLQSYRGAGHEIREAIQHPNDEKLQEKAWGAVVPLVGKLKKFYEFSQRLEAGLRGLLGALTSTPYSPTQHLEREQALAKQFAEILHFTLRFDELKMTNPAIQNDFSYYRRTLSRMRINNVPAEGENEVNNELANRMSLFYAEATPMLKTLSDATTKFVSENKNLPIENTTDCLSTMASVCRVMLETPEYRSRFTNEETVSFCLRVMVGVIILYDHVHPVGAFAKTSKIDMKGCIKVLKDQPPNSVEGLLNALRYTTKHLNDETTSKQIKSMLQ, from the exons ATGCCCAACctacagaatctgaaaaggaaatttaTAATCAGGTGAATGTAGTGTTAAAGGATGCAGAAGGAATACTGGAAGACTTGCAGTCATATAGAGGAGCTGGCCATGAAATACGAGAG GCAATACAGCATCCAAATGATGAGAAGCTGCAGGAGAAGGCATGGGGTGCAGTTGTTCCACTAGTAGGCAAACTAAAGAAATTCTATGAATTTTCTCAAAGACTAG AGGCAGGACTGCGGGGCCTGCTGGGAGCCCTGACGAGCACTCCGTATTCCCCAACACAGCACCTGGAGCGAGAGCAGGCTCTTGCTAAGCAGTTTGCAGAAATTCTTCACTTCACACTCCGATTTGATGAGCTCAAG ATGACAAATCCTGCTATACAGAATGACTTCAGCTACTATAGAAGAACTCTGAGCCGTATGAGGATTAACAATGTCCCA GCAGAGGGAGAAAATGAAGTAAATAATGAGTTGGCAAACAGAATGTCTTTATTTTATGCTGAAGCAACGCCAATGTTGAAAACCTTAAGTGATGCCACAACAAAGTTTGTGTCAGAG AATAAAAATTTACCAATAGAGAACACAACAGACTGCTTAAGCACCATGGCCAGTGTGTGCAGGGTCATGCTGGAAACCCC TGAATATAGAAGCAGGTTTACAAATGAGGAAACAGTATCATTCTGTCTGAGGGTAATGGTGGGTGTCATCATACTCTATGACCACGTGCATCCGGTGGGCGCTTTTGCCAAAACTTCAAAAATTGAT ATGAAAGGATGCATCAAAGTTCTTAAAGACCAGCCTCCTAACAGTGTAGAAGGCCTTCTAAATGCTCTCAG gTACACAACAAAGCATTTGAATGATGAGACTACCTCCAAGCAAATTAAATCCATGTTGCAATAA
- the CYRIB gene encoding CYFIP-related Rac1 interactor B isoform X2, whose amino-acid sequence MGNLIKVLTRDIDHNAAHFFLDFENAQPTESEKEIYNQVNVVLKDAEGILEDLQSYRGAGHEIREAIQHPNDEKLQEKAWGAVVPLVGKLKKFYEFSQRLEAGLRGLLGALTSTPYSPTQHLEREQALAKQFAEILHFTLRFDELKMTNPAIQNDFSYYRRTLSRMRINNVPAEGENEVNNELANRMSLFYAEATPMLKTLSDATTKFVSENKNLPIENTTDCLSTMASVCRVMLETPEYRSRFTNEETVSFCLRVMVGVIILYDHVHPVGAFAKTSKIDMKGCIKVLKDQPPNSVEGLLNALRYTTKHLNDETTSKQIKSMLQ is encoded by the exons ATGCCCAACctacagaatctgaaaaggaaatttaTAATCAGGTGAATGTAGTGTTAAAGGATGCAGAAGGAATACTGGAAGACTTGCAGTCATATAGAGGAGCTGGCCATGAAATACGAGAG GCAATACAGCATCCAAATGATGAGAAGCTGCAGGAGAAGGCATGGGGTGCAGTTGTTCCACTAGTAGGCAAACTAAAGAAATTCTATGAATTTTCTCAAAGACTAG AGGCAGGACTGCGGGGCCTGCTGGGAGCCCTGACGAGCACTCCGTATTCCCCAACACAGCACCTGGAGCGAGAGCAGGCTCTTGCTAAGCAGTTTGCAGAAATTCTTCACTTCACACTCCGATTTGATGAGCTCAAG ATGACAAATCCTGCTATACAGAATGACTTCAGCTACTATAGAAGAACTCTGAGCCGTATGAGGATTAACAATGTCCCA GCAGAGGGAGAAAATGAAGTAAATAATGAGTTGGCAAACAGAATGTCTTTATTTTATGCTGAAGCAACGCCAATGTTGAAAACCTTAAGTGATGCCACAACAAAGTTTGTGTCAGAG AATAAAAATTTACCAATAGAGAACACAACAGACTGCTTAAGCACCATGGCCAGTGTGTGCAGGGTCATGCTGGAAACCCC TGAATATAGAAGCAGGTTTACAAATGAGGAAACAGTATCATTCTGTCTGAGGGTAATGGTGGGTGTCATCATACTCTATGACCACGTGCATCCGGTGGGCGCTTTTGCCAAAACTTCAAAAATTGAT ATGAAAGGATGCATCAAAGTTCTTAAAGACCAGCCTCCTAACAGTGTAGAAGGCCTTCTAAATGCTCTCAG gTACACAACAAAGCATTTGAATGATGAGACTACCTCCAAGCAAATTAAATCCATGTTGCAATAA